A single genomic interval of Ischnura elegans chromosome 3, ioIscEleg1.1, whole genome shotgun sequence harbors:
- the LOC124155019 gene encoding phenoloxidase-activating factor 2-like: MRVLSSFLAISALLVLSAAQESSLDELFSEDVPKNCSCIPYYQCFNGSAIDDGASLIDVRIKPLGCENYLEVCCATPPMEMDPEAEFQGDVYSKDRKGTCGVLNPNGVAFRIMGATNSEAQFGEFPWMTAVLQPVEARALGEEEREEGSTETVLKYLCGGSLIHPKVVLTGAHCVASFVDSPLTIRAGEWDSRTSKEIYRHQDRGVSKVVVHPQFKSGNLFNDVALLFLSEPVKPAKHIGFVCLPDKNLLPPPATICLASGWGKDAFGKEGKYSSILKRLDLPIVSHAKCQHNLRKTRLGYYFRLHESFICAGGEKGKDTCKGDGGGPLVCPHPHNPERYMQSGIVAWGIGCMKSHIPGVYANVAHFRDWIDENMKEHNLDTTYYSL, encoded by the exons ATGAGGGTTTTAAGCAGTTTTCTGGCCATCTCGGCTCTCTTGGTACTGTCCGCTGCACAGGAATCCTCGTTGGACGAATTGTTTTCGGAGGATGTTCCGAAGAACTGCTCATGCATCCCGTACTACCAGTGTTTCAACGGATCCGCAATCGATGACGGAGCCAGTCTCATCGATGTCAG AATAAAACCATTGGGATGTGAAAATTACCTAGAAGTGTGCTGTGCCACTCCCCCAATGGAGATGGACCCGGAGGCAGAATTCCAGGGCGACGTGTACTCCAAGGATCGCAAGGGGACGTGCGGCGTGCTCAACCCAAATGGCGTGGCTTTCCGCATAATGGGAGCGACCAACAGCGAGGCGCAGTTCGGAGAGTTCCCGTGGATGACGGCCGTGCTGCAGCCGGTGGAGGCCCGGGCCCTCGGCGAAGAAGAGCGGGAGGAGGGGTCCACGGAGACTGTGCTCAAGTACTTGTGCGGAGGGTCCCTCATACATCCCAAGGTGGTGCTCACTGGAGCGCACTGCGTGGCCAG tTTCGTGGATTCGCCGTTGACAATCAGGGCTGGAGAGTGGGATTCTCGCACGAGCAAAGAAATCTACCGTCATCAAGATCGGGGTGTGTCCAAAGTGGTCGTTCATCCTCAGTTCAAGAGCGGGAATCTCTTCAACGACGTGGCTCTCCTATTCCTGTCGGAGCCCGTGAAACCGGCGAAACACATAGGATTCGTCTGCTTGCCAGACAAAAATTTGCTGCCTCCTCCCGCGACCATCTGCTTGGCTAGTGGCTGGGGAAAGGACGCCTTTG GCAAGGAAGGGAAGTACAGTTCTATCCTGAAGAGGCTGGATTTGCCAATAGTTAGTCACGCCAAATGTCAGCACAATCTCCGAAAGACGAGGCTCGGATATTACTTCAGACTTCACGAATCCTTCATCTGCGCCGGCggagagaaagggaaagataCATGCAAG GGTGATGGCGGTGGTCCCCTGGTTTGTCCCCATCCCCACAACCCAGAGCGCTACATGCAATCTGGCATTGTTGCGTGGGGGATCGGCTGCATGAAGTCACATATTCCTGGTGTTTACGCCAATGTAGCGCACTTCAGAGATTGGATAGACGAAAATATGAAGGAACACAACTTGGATACTACGTATTACTCTCTGTGA
- the LOC124155863 gene encoding phenoloxidase-activating factor 2-like, with translation MPTSADVSVICFLAVNSEDSVELVRILLNMRCLYGLLAIFAIRVLSVGGQEAKEVNEVIPPIGDCKCLPYYQCHNGSAIEDGATLIDIRIKVETCENYLDVCCKVPKEEKPVHHEEDEHEEGETASWGSCGVRHPKGVAFRITGGKDGEAQFGEFPWMAAVLLPREVAQHTIDVRDQITETPKMVPLLLYLCGGALIHPHVVLTAAHCVERHAEDTITIRVGEWDSQTTKEIFPNQDRMVSKVVIHELFKNSTLFNDVALLFFDEAIKPAKHIGIICLPEKDQVPLPATRCLASGWGMTEFGKEGKYSTILKTVEVPVVGSDKCQAYLRKTRLGEYFKLHKSFMCAGGEKGIDTCKGDGGSPLVCQHSHNPDHYVQSGIVAWGIGCQEQEVPGVYADVAKFREWIDEKMKEFELDTSFYTLPKK, from the exons ATGCCAACCTCAGCTGATGTCTCGGTCATTTGCTTCTTGGCAGTGAACTCTGAGGAC TCTGTAGAACTGGTGAGGATTCTTCTAAACATGAGGTGCCTGTACGGTCTGCTGGCTATTTTTGCCATCCGGGTGCTCTCAGTGGGAGGACAAGAAGCCAAAGAAGTGAATGAAGTGATCCCACCAATTGGAGACTGCAAGTGCCTACCGTATTATCAGTGCCACAATGGGTCTGCCATTGAAGATGGAGCCACTCTTATTGATATCAG GATCAAGGTCGAGACATGCGAGAATTACTTGGATGTGTGCTGCAAAGTTCCCAAAGAAGAGAAACCGGTACACCACGAAGAGGATGAGCACGAAGAAGGCGAGACTGCATCTTGGGGAAGTTGCGGCGTTCGTCACCCGAAAGGCGTGGCCTTCCGCATCACCGGTGGTAAGGACGGCGAGGCGCAGTTCGGAGAGTTCCCTTGGATGGCGGCCGTTCTGCTCCCGAGAGAGGTGGCGCAGCACACAATCGATGTGAGGGATCAGATCACGGAGACTCCCAAGATGGTGCCCCTTCTCCTATACCTGTGCGGGGGCGCCCTCATCCACCCTCACGTAGTCCTCACGGCTGCTCACTGTGTAGAACG tCATGCAGAAGACACCATCACCATAAGAGTGGGCGAATGGGACTCGCAGACCACCAAGGAAATATTTCCCAATCAGGACAGGATGGTCTCTAAAGTCGTGATCCACGAGTTGTTCAAGAACAGCACCCTCTTCAACGACGTGGCACTGCTCTTCTTCGACGAAGCGATCAAACCGGCCAAGCACATCGGGATCATCTGCCTCCCGGAGAAGGACCAAGTCCCTCTCCCGGCGACCAGGTGTTTGGCCAGCGGGTGGGGCATGACTGAATTTG GGAAAGAGGGAAAATACAGCACCATTCTGAAGACTGTTGAAGTTCCAGTGGTGGGTTCTGACAAATGCCAGGCGTATCTTCGTAAAACAAGGCTGGGAGAGTACTTCAAACTCCATAAATCCTTCATGTGCGCAGGTGGAGAAAAGGGAATAGACACATGCAAG ggTGACGGTGGAAGTCCCCTGGTTTGCCAGCATTCTCATAATCCAGACCACTATGTGCAGTCGGGAATCGTCGCTTGGGGTATCGGCTGTCAAGAGCAGGAGGTCCCAGGAGTGTATGCTGACGTGGCCAAGTTCAGAGAATGGATCGACGAGAAGATGAAGGAATTCGAACTCGATACGTCCTTCTATACCCTGCCGAAGAAATGA